CGAAGACCTTCTACTGAGCCCGGGCCGGCCACGAGCCGTGCCCCACCCTGCCTCCATCCGCCACGAACCCCCAGGTGATGCCACATGACCACGCTTGCCCCCGCGTCCCGACTCGACGTCGCCGCCGGCCTGTTGACCCTGCTGCGCGACACCACCACCGAGCCGCGCCCCGACGTCCAGTTGGAGGCCCTGACCCTGGCCGTCGCGGCCGATCTGCCCGTGCTGCTGTGGGGCGAACCCGGGATCGGCAAGACGGCCGCCCTGACCCAGCTCGCCGCCGCCCTCGATCTGCCGCTCACCACGGTCATCGCCAGCGTGCACGAGCCGTCCGACTTCTCCGGGCTGCCCGTCGTCGGCGACGACCCCGCGGCGCAGGGCGTGCCGATGGCCCCGCCGGACTGGGCGGTGCGCCTGGTGCGGGCCGGGCAGGGGCTGCTGTTCCTGGACGAGCTGTCCACCGCGCCGCCCGCCGTCCAGGCCGCGCTGCTCCGGCTGGTGCTGGAGCGGCGGGTCGGCGCGCTGCGGCTGCCGCCGGGGGTGCGGATCGTGGCCGCCGCCAATCCGCGCTCCTCGGCGGCCGACGGCTGGGAGCTGAGCCCGCCGCTGGCCAACCGGTTCGTGCATCTGCAGTGGGTCCACGACCACGAGGTGGTGGTCCGGGGGCTCGGCGGCACCTGGCCCCGGGCGACCCTGCCCCGGCTCGACCCGGCGGCGCTGCCCGAGGCCGTGGCCTTCGCACGCCGTGCGGTGTGCGGGTTCCTCGACGCCCGCCCCACGCTGGTGCACCGGCTGCCCTCCGGCGAGAGTCGCCGGGGCGGCGCCTGGCCCTCGCCCCGCAGCTGGGAGATGACGCTGTCCCTGCTCGCCTTCGCCACCGCGGCCGGTTCCTCCCGCGAGGTGCTGGCGCTGCTGGTGCGCGGCACCGTGGGTGACGGTCCCGGACTGGAACTCCTGGCCTGGCTGGACCGGATGGACCTGCCCGACCCCGAGATCCTGCTCGCCGACCCGGCCGTCGCCGGCCTGCCCGAGCGGGGCGATCTGCGGCAGGCCGCGCTGGACGCGGTGGTGGCGGCGGTCCGGGCCCGCCCGGAGCGGGCCCGCTGGGACGCGGCCTGGGCGGTGCTGGTGCGGGCGGCGGAGACCGGTGCGCCGGACGTGGTGGTGGTCCCGGCGACGACGCTCGCCTCGCTGCGCCGTGAGGACTGGGACGTGCCCGCCTCGATCGAACGGCTCACCGGGACGGTGGCCCTCGCCCGGCGCGCGGACCGGGCGGCGGCCCGGACCGCGGCGAAGATTTCCACGACCGCGAAGGCCGTCCGATGAGCGGGCCGACGGACGCGTCCTGGGTGCCGGACGGCGCCGACAGCGCCCTTGACCTCGACAAGTTGTTCGCCGCCCGGCTGCACGCCGCCCGGGTCCGGCCCTATCTCGCGGCGGCGCTGTTCGCGCTGCACCCCGTCGAGTCCCGCCGGGTGCCGACGATGGCCGTCGACCGGCACTGGCGCGTCTACGTCTCCCCCGCGTTCGTGGACGCCATGCCGGTGGAGGAGCTGGCCGGGGTGTGGGTGCACGAGGTGACGCACCTGCTGCGCGACCACCACGGGCGCAGCGACCGCGTCGCCCGCGAGCGCGGGCTGACCGGTCCGGCGGAACGGCTGCGCATGAACATCGCGGCGGACTGCGAGATCAACGACGACGTGTTCGGCGAGGGGCTGCTCCGGCCCGCCGGTGCCGTGCTGCCCGCGACCCTCGATCTGCCCGAGGGCAAGCTGATGGAGGAGTACCTGCACTGGTTCCAACTGGGCCCGCGGACCCAGGACTGGGCCTGGCTGGACTGCGGCAGCGGCGCCGACGGGCTGGACCGGGAGTGGGACCTCGGGCCGGACGGCGCGCACGGACTCAGCGCCCAGGAGCGGGACGCGGTGCGGTTCCGGGTGGCGCGGGGCATCACCGGCCGGCACGGGGACGTCCCCGGGGGGTGGCGGCGGTGGGCGGAGGAGGCGTTCCATCCGCCGCAGCCGTGGCGGGAGTTGCTGGGTGCGGCAGTGCGTGCGGCGGTCTCCGCGCCCGGTGCCGGTGAGGACTACAGCTACGGCCGGCCCTCGCGGCGGTCGGCCTCGGTGCCGGGTGCCGTGCTGCCGAGTCTGCGGCGCAGACCGCCGCATGTGGCGGTGGTGGTCGACACCTCGGGGTCGGTCAGTGACGCCGAGCTGGGCAGTGCGCTGCTCGAGGTGGCGGCGATCGCGCGGGCCGTGGGTGGGCGCCGGGATCTGGTGAGCGTGGTGTCGTGCGATGCGGCGGCGCAGGGCGTGCGGTCGCTGTGCCGGGCGGAGGGTATCGCGCTGGTGGGTGGTGGGGGGACGGATCTGCGGGCGGGTTTCGCCAGGGCGTTGCGGGGGTGGCCGCGGCCGGATGTGGTGGTGGCGCTCACGGACGGTCAGACGCCGTGGCCGAGCACGCGTCCGCCCTGTCGAACGGTGGTCGGTCTCTTTCCTCGGGGCGCGTACGGCTACGACGAGGACGACCCCGAGTACGTGCCGGAGCTGCCGCCGGCGTGGGCCCGTGTGGTGGAGATCGGGTGAGTTTTTTCGCCCCCGCCGCCCCTACCCTTCCCGTCCCTTCAAGGGGCTCCGCCCCTTGGACCCCGTTGGGTTCGTTGTCGGCTGGCCGCCGGTGGGGCTTCTCGCGCAGTTCCCCGCGCCCCTGACGGGGCACGGTGAGTGCTCGCGCACCCTCACACCGCCACCACCCCCCTGGGCCCGTTCAGCCGACGCGTTCCCAGCCGCGGCGTGGGGGCCGGTTGCCGAGGCGGTCGTCGCGGCTGCGGTAGACGATGTAGGGACGGGTCAGGTAGCCGAGGGGGGCGGTGAGCATGTGGACGAGGCGGGTGAAGGGCCAGAAGGCGAAGAGGAACAGGGCGCTGAGCGCGTGCAGTTGGAACAGCAGGGGCACGCCGGTCATCAGATCCGGGTCCGGCTCGCCGTAGGAGAGCGCACGGAACCACGGGGAGATGGTGTTCCGGTAGTTGTAGCCGCTGCCGACGATGTTGGCGACGACGGTCGCGGACAGGCCGAGCGC
The DNA window shown above is from Streptomyces sp. NBC_00670 and carries:
- a CDS encoding AAA family ATPase gives rise to the protein MTTLAPASRLDVAAGLLTLLRDTTTEPRPDVQLEALTLAVAADLPVLLWGEPGIGKTAALTQLAAALDLPLTTVIASVHEPSDFSGLPVVGDDPAAQGVPMAPPDWAVRLVRAGQGLLFLDELSTAPPAVQAALLRLVLERRVGALRLPPGVRIVAAANPRSSAADGWELSPPLANRFVHLQWVHDHEVVVRGLGGTWPRATLPRLDPAALPEAVAFARRAVCGFLDARPTLVHRLPSGESRRGGAWPSPRSWEMTLSLLAFATAAGSSREVLALLVRGTVGDGPGLELLAWLDRMDLPDPEILLADPAVAGLPERGDLRQAALDAVVAAVRARPERARWDAAWAVLVRAAETGAPDVVVVPATTLASLRREDWDVPASIERLTGTVALARRADRAAARTAAKISTTAKAVR
- a CDS encoding vWA domain-containing protein is translated as MSGPTDASWVPDGADSALDLDKLFAARLHAARVRPYLAAALFALHPVESRRVPTMAVDRHWRVYVSPAFVDAMPVEELAGVWVHEVTHLLRDHHGRSDRVARERGLTGPAERLRMNIAADCEINDDVFGEGLLRPAGAVLPATLDLPEGKLMEEYLHWFQLGPRTQDWAWLDCGSGADGLDREWDLGPDGAHGLSAQERDAVRFRVARGITGRHGDVPGGWRRWAEEAFHPPQPWRELLGAAVRAAVSAPGAGEDYSYGRPSRRSASVPGAVLPSLRRRPPHVAVVVDTSGSVSDAELGSALLEVAAIARAVGGRRDLVSVVSCDAAAQGVRSLCRAEGIALVGGGGTDLRAGFARALRGWPRPDVVVALTDGQTPWPSTRPPCRTVVGLFPRGAYGYDEDDPEYVPELPPAWARVVEIG